In Stenotrophomonas sp. 169, one DNA window encodes the following:
- a CDS encoding I78 family peptidase inhibitor, translating into MSFLQFSRPFLILLPATLFLAACSAPPMDEQDAVTAQAQQAAESATAPTDETGKATEAPPVGNCDATQVQSLVGQPFTDELGGQAQQDAAARDLRVLRPGDMTTMEFVGERLNVEVDEKNVVTGVRCG; encoded by the coding sequence ATGTCGTTCCTGCAGTTCTCTCGCCCCTTCCTGATCCTGCTCCCCGCTACGCTGTTCCTGGCCGCCTGCTCGGCGCCGCCGATGGACGAACAGGACGCCGTCACCGCCCAGGCGCAACAAGCCGCCGAAAGCGCGACCGCGCCCACCGATGAAACCGGCAAGGCGACCGAAGCGCCGCCTGTCGGCAACTGTGATGCCACCCAGGTGCAGAGCCTGGTCGGCCAGCCGTTCACCGATGAACTCGGTGGCCAGGCCCAGCAGGATGCGGCCGCGCGTGACCTCCGCGTGCTGCGTCCCGGCGACATGACCACGATGGAATTCGTGGGCGAGCGCCTGAATGTGGAAGTGGACGAAAAGAACGTTGTAACCGGCGTCCGCTG
- a CDS encoding DNA topoisomerase IB produces the protein MSQTPVTPEKTAARAAGLRYVDDSQPGFRRRRAGKGFAYRDADGQAVRDAETLARIRSLAVPPAYTDVWICSWPNGHLQATGRDARGRKQYRYHAEWARVRGAGKFDRTIAFGEALPKLRRRLAQDLRRSGFPREKVLAIVVALLADTLVRVGNETYARENKSFGLTTLRNRHLALVSGGRVQMRFRGKSGQHHEVEIGDKQLAKQVRRIQQLPGQALFQYRDDDGTVQPVDSGEVNDYLREVMGEEFTAKDFRTWGGTVEALRVFAVTELPEPASKTALAAAQREVVCKVADLLGNTPAVCRKAYIDPSVFDGWERGELTALAGLRGPRQWEQATLRYLRRARRVSKKLSRSK, from the coding sequence ATGAGCCAGACGCCCGTAACCCCTGAAAAAACCGCCGCCCGTGCCGCCGGCCTGCGTTATGTGGATGACAGCCAGCCCGGCTTCCGGCGTCGCCGTGCCGGCAAGGGATTCGCCTACCGCGATGCCGATGGCCAGGCTGTGCGCGACGCGGAGACCTTGGCCCGCATCCGCTCGCTGGCGGTGCCGCCGGCCTATACCGATGTGTGGATATGCAGCTGGCCCAACGGCCACTTGCAGGCAACCGGCCGCGATGCCCGGGGTCGCAAGCAATACCGCTATCACGCCGAGTGGGCGCGGGTTCGCGGGGCGGGCAAGTTCGATCGCACCATCGCCTTCGGTGAGGCGTTGCCGAAACTGCGTCGGCGGCTGGCACAGGATCTGCGGCGCAGCGGCTTCCCGCGGGAGAAAGTGCTGGCCATTGTCGTGGCGCTGTTGGCCGACACGCTGGTGCGCGTGGGCAACGAAACCTATGCGCGGGAGAACAAATCCTTCGGCCTGACCACCCTGCGCAATCGTCACCTGGCGCTGGTGTCCGGAGGCCGGGTACAGATGCGTTTCCGTGGCAAATCCGGCCAGCATCACGAGGTGGAGATCGGCGACAAACAACTGGCCAAACAGGTGCGGCGGATCCAGCAGCTGCCCGGCCAGGCGCTGTTCCAGTATCGCGACGACGACGGCACCGTGCAGCCGGTGGACTCCGGTGAAGTGAACGACTACCTGCGCGAGGTGATGGGCGAAGAGTTCACCGCCAAGGATTTCCGCACCTGGGGTGGCACCGTCGAAGCCCTCCGCGTGTTCGCCGTAACGGAGCTGCCGGAGCCGGCCAGCAAGACGGCGCTGGCCGCCGCCCAACGCGAGGTGGTGTGCAAAGTAGCGGACCTGTTGGGGAACACGCCCGCGGTGTGCCGCAAGGCGTACATCGATCCCAGCGTGTTCGACGGCTGGGAGCGCGGTGAGCTGACTGCGCTGGCCGGGTTGCGTGGGCCGCGGCAGTGGGAGCAGGCGACCCTGCGCTACCTGCGCAGGGCACGCCGGGTCAGCAAGAAACTCAGCCGCAGTAAATAG
- a CDS encoding SDR family oxidoreductase: MATAKTTTTKKAPARKKASPKVRKGTRATAAAPAETAVRKRVVKTATRKTAATDERGARVAARQRRLQDQEKAKDVRASKKAAKKKVTQAGARKQPTKMPAQTIAKPGNEHELSLSPRFLAPDYVGSGKLKGLRAIVTGGDSGIGRAVAVLYAREGADVAVLHLDEHEDADVTRQHVEQEGGRCIVIAGDVRDPKFCNRAVKQVAKAFGGIDILVNNAAFQLHCHRLEDLDDAHLQETLQTNIGGYIQMARAVLPHLGEGSSIVNSGSETGLFGSKSLIDYSATKGAIHAFTKALASQLLPRGIRVNCVAPGPVWTPLNPADKEAPDVGEFGQNSDMGRAAQPEELSPAYVFLAAPSCSSYISGVVLPVMGGPHG; this comes from the coding sequence ATGGCAACCGCCAAGACCACCACCACGAAGAAAGCTCCCGCCCGAAAGAAAGCCTCCCCGAAGGTCCGCAAGGGCACCCGCGCCACCGCAGCCGCCCCTGCCGAAACCGCCGTACGCAAGCGGGTAGTCAAGACCGCCACCCGCAAGACAGCCGCCACCGACGAGCGCGGCGCCCGCGTTGCTGCACGTCAGCGCCGTCTGCAGGATCAGGAAAAGGCAAAAGACGTTCGCGCCAGCAAGAAGGCCGCCAAGAAGAAAGTCACTCAGGCCGGTGCACGCAAGCAGCCGACCAAGATGCCCGCCCAGACCATCGCCAAGCCCGGCAACGAGCATGAGCTTTCCCTGTCGCCACGCTTCCTCGCCCCGGATTACGTCGGCAGCGGCAAGCTGAAGGGACTGCGCGCGATCGTGACCGGCGGTGACTCCGGCATCGGCCGAGCAGTGGCGGTGTTGTATGCCCGCGAGGGGGCCGACGTCGCCGTACTGCACCTCGATGAGCACGAAGATGCCGACGTCACCCGTCAGCATGTCGAACAGGAAGGGGGACGCTGCATTGTCATTGCCGGTGACGTGCGCGATCCGAAGTTCTGCAACCGCGCAGTGAAACAGGTCGCCAAGGCGTTCGGTGGTATCGACATCCTGGTCAACAACGCCGCGTTCCAGCTGCATTGCCATCGCCTCGAAGACCTGGACGACGCGCACCTGCAGGAAACGCTGCAGACCAATATCGGTGGCTACATCCAGATGGCGCGAGCGGTGCTGCCGCATCTGGGTGAAGGATCGAGCATCGTCAACTCGGGCTCTGAAACGGGCCTGTTCGGCAGCAAATCGCTGATCGATTACTCGGCGACCAAGGGCGCGATCCACGCCTTCACCAAGGCGCTGGCCAGCCAGCTGTTGCCACGTGGCATCCGGGTCAACTGCGTTGCACCGGGTCCGGTATGGACCCCATTGAACCCGGCCGACAAAGAAGCGCCGGATGTTGGTGAGTTTGGCCAGAACAGCGACATGGGCCGCGCCGCGCAGCCGGAAGAGTTGTCGCCCGCGTACGTCTTCCTTGCCGCTCCCAGCTGCTCCAGCTATATCAGCGGCGTGGTGTTGCCGGTAATGGGCGGCCCGCACGGCTGA